The proteins below come from a single Natranaerofaba carboxydovora genomic window:
- a CDS encoding insertion element protein yields MNFYTRIANKRDQIVEIDTPVSEDKVDLRQEDYEKMSRKAFNKKHRLFLTREQFTPVKLKYKDKTYPLQLNHCNNPFCRWFGENQSEISRLSTRGRKRYKYRIDGDWEKEDRGRMIICNNDPNVPGAYGNCATRPVSNWSAAEEIKRLVTINTPVDIEPEYKYHKDSCNKPHTNPFDNPEDFQKYGKSKYNSQRLRCKECYKITTLMPEREKAFTYHQQRSEIVPTLASMLINRVPVKRACEILNISSQTYYDKLEYVYLRCLEFLSKFETNPLSDKFFDKLWINTDMFIYYLNNSRHKLKGNKRRNRVTKESFKRMETNLIVSGDIHSGYVLRADLAYDWDATREKLLADTKKYKCDHMEESERKNARLEHSYFPQPPTKFDKENLSNIDEEIEKYKQEKKNFDTRFDYVSGLHVSPRYTAIAHFWLLKNLLNVKDWFFINDDDGSLKNSIFRVFKDEIKNGYANYFLCQVDHDKQLSQALKEHQESKIELKNWRDECGLSKKLSIWQIAQDYLEHQLEHHNFFEEFLDDDGNSRIVRAGNPVEHPLASPDAGYRTIDVLTDLSGLNNKQLAKLLMQVNSRVTDNFIQELRRRVSMLERPLLTARAHRKSYIYSNYNPKYAQYLATILRTYYNFCDAKKDRKGNLTTPAMRIGIADKVFDWNDILYFK; encoded by the coding sequence ATGAATTTTTATACCCGTATTGCTAATAAAAGAGACCAAATAGTAGAAATAGATACTCCTGTTTCTGAAGATAAAGTAGATTTAAGACAAGAAGATTATGAAAAGATGTCAAGAAAAGCTTTTAATAAGAAACATAGACTGTTTTTAACAAGAGAACAATTTACACCAGTGAAATTAAAGTATAAAGACAAAACTTACCCCCTTCAGTTAAATCATTGTAATAATCCATTTTGTCGGTGGTTTGGCGAAAATCAAAGTGAAATTTCTAGATTAAGCACTAGAGGTAGAAAACGCTACAAATACAGGATTGATGGAGATTGGGAAAAAGAAGATAGAGGTAGAATGATTATTTGTAACAATGATCCCAATGTACCAGGTGCTTATGGTAATTGTGCAACTAGACCTGTATCTAATTGGAGTGCAGCAGAAGAAATAAAGCGATTAGTAACAATAAACACACCAGTTGATATTGAGCCAGAATATAAATATCATAAAGATTCTTGTAATAAGCCTCACACAAACCCTTTTGATAACCCTGAAGATTTTCAGAAATATGGCAAAAGCAAATATAATTCTCAAAGACTTCGCTGTAAAGAATGCTACAAAATTACTACTCTGATGCCTGAACGTGAAAAAGCCTTTACCTATCACCAGCAGCGAAGTGAAATAGTGCCAACCTTAGCATCAATGCTAATTAATAGAGTACCAGTTAAAAGAGCTTGTGAGATTCTTAATATTAGCTCTCAGACTTATTATGACAAGCTAGAATATGTATATCTTAGATGTTTAGAATTTTTAAGCAAATTTGAAACTAATCCATTATCTGATAAGTTTTTTGATAAATTATGGATTAACACTGACATGTTTATTTACTATTTAAACAACTCCCGTCATAAATTAAAAGGAAATAAAAGAAGAAATAGAGTGACTAAAGAAAGTTTTAAGCGAATGGAAACAAATTTGATTGTATCTGGCGATATTCATTCGGGATATGTTTTGCGAGCAGATTTGGCTTATGATTGGGATGCCACTAGAGAAAAATTATTAGCTGACACTAAAAAATATAAATGTGATCATATGGAAGAAAGTGAAAGAAAAAATGCCAGGCTAGAACATTCATATTTCCCTCAACCGCCTACAAAATTTGATAAAGAAAATTTATCAAATATAGATGAAGAAATAGAAAAATACAAACAGGAAAAAAAGAATTTTGATACCAGATTTGATTATGTTAGTGGCTTACATGTGTCCCCTAGATATACTGCCATAGCCCATTTTTGGCTGCTGAAAAACTTATTGAACGTAAAAGATTGGTTTTTCATAAACGATGATGATGGCAGCTTAAAAAATAGTATCTTTCGAGTATTTAAGGATGAAATTAAAAATGGTTATGCTAATTATTTCCTGTGCCAAGTTGATCATGATAAACAATTAAGTCAAGCACTTAAGGAACATCAAGAATCCAAGATTGAGCTAAAGAACTGGAGAGATGAATGTGGCCTTTCCAAAAAGCTTTCTATTTGGCAAATAGCTCAAGATTACTTGGAACATCAGCTTGAGCATCATAATTTCTTTGAAGAGTTCTTGGATGATGATGGGAATAGTCGGATAGTTCGTGCTGGTAATCCTGTTGAGCATCCATTAGCTTCCCCCGATGCAGGATATAGAACTATAGATGTTTTAACTGATTTATCTGGACTTAATAACAAGCAATTAGCTAAATTATTAATGCAAGTTAATAGCCGAGTTACAGATAATTTTATCCAGGAATTACGTCGTAGAGTTTCAATGTTAGAAAGACCCCTGTTAACAGCTAGGGCTCATAGAAAAAGTTATATTTATTCTAATTACAACCCTAAATATGCTCAATACCTGGCCACAATTTTAAGGACATATTATAACTTTTGTGATGCTAAAAAAGATAGAAAAGGAAATTTAACTACCCCTGCTATGAGAATTGGCATAGCAGATAAAGTTTTTGATTGGAATGATATATTATATTTTAAGTAA